The region AAACAAGTCAACCCCTATTACAAGCCTCAGTTCCCAATAGGCAATAGGAGAAAAACAAGATTCCATTGGCAACATAAttccaaaatatataaacatgcaTTTAAAAACTTTTAGATCAAACATCAAATTTACTGGCAATGCTGCAACAAAGCTGCTTCACCGCTTCAAAGTTGTTATCGTCAAGGGAGAAACTGCTCAGTCTATCAACCATGGCATCCTCAGTAACTTGATAAAATTGGTACCTATTCTTGAACAACAAGTAGCCCCCACATTCCCACACAGAGCATCTTTAAATAACAAAACGTGGATGTTACAATTGTAAATAGATGATGCATGCAATGCATTACGTTAAGAGCAACTGATGTAGAAGCAGAATTGATCAGACCAATACCACAAATCTGTTTGATCTTTCAACATTTTTTAGTGGACAGGAAAACTAGAATAAATGTTGCTATATGCTACAGAAGAGAGGGGAGGGGTGAGGGATAGTCAGATCTCGGTAAGATGCAAGTTTATAGTTGTTTCAATAGATGGTGACTTACGACCGAGATTCAAATCTCCAATAACTATAATCAAATGACTCAACATAGTCATATAGGGAGAAAGAATACAAGAACAGCAAAAAGCAAAGCTAGCATGCAACTGATCCAAATGGCTATCTATACAAAGGCACAGAAAATATTATTTGTGATGCAGAAAAGCAAAGGGCTATTATCGAATGTTTGAATAAATTGTATCAAGTTGAGGGCGACTCCTGGAGTTCAGGAGATGAGCCCTTGCTGCCAATGCAAGAAAAGTAAGTTGGAATGGAAGGTTTGCCTACTTCTCTGCCAAGAAATAATCCAAACAAAAGTCATAGGTGGTTTTCAACCACATCAGATCAGGACTAACTAATCTTTAGATACCAAACATTAGTTGATCTGATAACAAGCAGAGTGGTTCAACAGAAAATCCCATATTCCCCTTAgtgactcttcatttttcttataatATAATCCTACAAAGTTAtggaaaaacataaaagaaaacattGAATAAATTCGTATCAAACACATTCGAAATCTAAGTTGTGGTAGTAAGTCGGTTGAAATTTTATGACATAAAAAttgtgattaaatttttaaaaataaaatttggagtATGGAGTAgcatttatcatttaaaaataataataatgaggcaatatttcaatttaatatggGTCGTGAATCTTTTATGGTAATAAATAGCCTTCTtaaaatgagtaaataaattttgtttgatattttgaaaattaaacaacaCATGTTTAATAATGTTAAAACTCTCCACGCAGTCCTTTAAAACTAGAagtgttcatgggtcgggccgggccgggcttagAAAAAAATTTCGACCTGGATCTTAggctcgggcccggcccggcccgttttttaaataaatacgaaaaatttattttaaaaattaaaataaaaattaaaaaagtattttaaaaatattttaaaattaaaaaattttaaaaaagtattttaaaaaatttaaaaaatttaaaaattttaaaaaagtattttaaaagtattttaaaattaaaaaataaaaatatttattattcggGCTGGGTCGGGCCCGGGctaaaaaagtggtgcccgaggcccggcccgttttttaatcgggcctcttttttttgcccaagcccatatttcgggtctatatttttacccaaaccctcccatatttcgggcgggccgtcgggccgggccgggccgcccagcccatgaacacctctatttAAAACTTTACCAcaaaagaatttttaattttgaaagaatATTTGACCTAaccaattttaatttaaaaataaagccTTATgtgtttcttaaaattaaaagttgGATATTTTCTGAGTTTCAACAAAGAGAATataattttagttaataaaaaaaatctcccctaaaatcacaaaatttaaatctTATCCCTTGTAAAGATAAGTTGGGACCACCGCTACTCAGAAAAGAAAGGACGATCTGTATTTCTGTTCGCAGGTAGCTTAGTTTCAGAGACAAAGTTTTGTAAATGGCAACTTCGTTTAGCTCTCCACCATTTCTATCTTACCCACTAACAAGAACTCCCCGCTTCTCTTCTTCCTCGCAAACACCTCCTCCTAACTCACAACCACCGAATCCACCACCATCTCCTAAATTAACCACAACTTCATCTGAGCAGCAACCACCGGTAACTGTGCGAGAACCAAAGCCCCCCAAACCTACCACCACTGTTGAAACCACTGATTGGATAGCTTCCTCCTTGACCAGGCGCTTCGGCCTTGGTGCTGGCCTTGCATGGGCTGCCTTCCTTGCTGTTGGAGTCATCTCTGAACAAATTAAGACTCGCATTGAAGTTTCTGAACAAGAAGCAAATACAAGGTGTGTCACTCTAAACTCTCCTCTACAGTTTTGACTTTGTATTTCTGGCCTTTCAAATCACTGGGTTGGTAATGGTAAGATTTtggatcaaaatatatatatacacaaatttaaAGGAGAATGAATTCTACATATTTGGGAATGAGAGTAAATTGTAGTTTCTTCACTAAGCACACTCATTGTTTTGGTTAGAGATGTTGAGAAGCAAGACGAGGTGGTGCTGCCTAATGGCATAAGGTATATATTCTTTTCATCGTCTATGACAATAGTATATGGCCATTGGGAGCATTTTATCAGgctaaaaatatatgtattaaaaacaGGTACTATGAGTTGAGAATTGGTGGAGGGGCTTCTCCAAGGAATGGAGACTTGGTGGTGCTTGATCTAAAAGGGAAAATTGAAAGCAGAGGTGAAGTATTTGTTGATACATTTGATGGAGACAAGAAGCCACTTGCTCTGGTAATGGGATCAAGGCCTTACACCAAAGGAATGTGTGAAGGGATAGAATATATAGTGAGATCAATGAAAGCAGGAGGCAAAAGGAGAGTCATAGTTCCTCCCAATTTGGGGTTCGGAGAAAAGGGTGCAGATTTGGGAACGGGTGCCCAGATTCCACCCTTTGCAACCCTTGAGTACATAGTTGAAGTTGATAAAGTCTCCATTGCACCTGCATGACCTTGTTTATTACCATATATGTTGCAGTTTCGAAAACTTCTAAACAAAGATGACATGCATTTTTACAATAtctaattttattcaaatatttcgTCTTAAATTATATCACATAAGATTTGATATGTtatttaacagttaaattaattattttagtaatagATAACTTGATTGATATAATCTCAATAGCTTGAATATATAATTAGAATGATGTAAAGTTTAAGGaccattttaaataaataatttaatcagtTGAATCGGTAATTGATTAAGAATATTGTTTTCG is a window of Gossypium hirsutum isolate 1008001.06 chromosome D08, Gossypium_hirsutum_v2.1, whole genome shotgun sequence DNA encoding:
- the LOC107931269 gene encoding peptidyl-prolyl cis-trans isomerase FKBP17-2, chloroplastic — its product is MATSFSSPPFLSYPLTRTPRFSSSSQTPPPNSQPPNPPPSPKLTTTSSEQQPPVTVREPKPPKPTTTVETTDWIASSLTRRFGLGAGLAWAAFLAVGVISEQIKTRIEVSEQEANTRDVEKQDEVVLPNGIRYYELRIGGGASPRNGDLVVLDLKGKIESRGEVFVDTFDGDKKPLALVMGSRPYTKGMCEGIEYIVRSMKAGGKRRVIVPPNLGFGEKGADLGTGAQIPPFATLEYIVEVDKVSIAPA